A stretch of DNA from Ranitomeya variabilis isolate aRanVar5 chromosome 1, aRanVar5.hap1, whole genome shotgun sequence:
ctttattctttggccctatatctgtttcctcctcatcctgcccattgcccagccactgctaaatgagtctgctggtacattgacctagaccactacattccccttgtactctacacagccagaatctgaccctgctgaaagtaaggttccccttcccgcatgttataccaccttacacagggacaaagaggaaggtgcagatgaaagtgcaggttccttcatcaggtgggggggcatactcgttggcgacgtcactggcacagggcccctcagagtacgcaaaagtgtcgctgctggtgggaggcgcccccgccatgcaaacacaccgccgtactttgaggggccctgtgccagtggcaatgcgaacgagtgggccccccctgcttgctcaggatcacagcacttgcaacttttaaatacttacctttccctgcaacaccgccgtgacgtagtccgcatttcctgggcccacgaaaaacttgagccagccctactccccccacaactttcccccaattccttatgcccaactattattatacagttaattaagattggcaagcttcagaaacaagaatggatgtttttggcattaaaatgggcactgtaggtgttttcctggcctccactcactgccgactatgcttccccattgacttgcattgggtttcgtgtttcggtcgatccccgacttttagcgataatcggccgactgcactcgactcgactctggacaaaatcgggtttcccaaaaccctactcgatcttaaaaaaatgaaagtcgctcaaccctactctggacctcagacttggccgaaggttcaccttccaccaagacaatgaccctaagcacacagctaaaataacaaaggagtggcttcagaacaagtctgtgaccactcttgactggcccagccagagccctgacctaaacccaattaagcatctctgcagagacctaaaaatggctgtccaccaacgttcaccatccaatctgacggaactggagaggatctgcaaggaagaatggcagaggatccccaaatccaggtgtgaaaaacttgttgcatcattcccaagaagactcatggctgtactagctcaaaagggttcttctactcaatactgagcaaagggtctgaatacttatgaccatgtgatatttcagtttatcttttttaataaatttgcatttGCATTTActacaattctgtttttttttagtcaagatggggtggagagtgcacattaatgagaaaacaaatgaacttttttgaatttaccaaatggctgcaatgaaacaaagagtgaaaaatttaaaggggtctgaatactttccatacccactgtatatacaccatGTCGGCTTACTAATGTTTTACAAGCTAAATCCTTCACGTTTCAGATACTGTAACAAAACTATTAATTCATTTTTGACTTATATATGAAAGTTATTGCAAGTCTTCACAAAGACCGAATCTCAGCAACTACATGTTCAGAATTCAGGCCGCAGATGAGAAGTGTCCACTCTCCAATGTCATATCAACATTAAGTCTGTCTCGATGATCTCCTGTTACGAACGTAGAAAAATAAATACGTTGTGATGCAAAAATGAGGAACGCTAGCTGCTTCACTTGATGCCTTCACAGAAGAAGACATTGTGCTTTAGGAGGCTTTCAGAACGACCACTGGTAGAAAACATGTATGTACCATTCAGTATCTCCTATAGTTCCCTCTTCCTCCATAGCCTCCATCACCGTATCCTCCTCTGCCCTGGTAGCTTCCTTGTCCACCTCTATTAAAATCCCTTGCACCTGCATTGTACCCTCCTCTCCCATAACCACCACCGCCACCTCCACCTCGTCCACCTCCCCTCCAGCCTCCTCTTCCTCCGTCGTCCTGTCTTTTCTTCCATGGTGGCATTTCTGGAGGTGGAGGATCTATCTCTGAAGGTCTTCCTCCTCGATCCGGCACCCTGCCCATGAGAATCTGAAGTGCGATGTAGAGAGAACAAGTAAAATAGTCATTATCCAAACACATCTGATATTACCCAGAAAAAGAACCTTCTGGTTATCTAAATGGGTCCAAAGTTATGTAGCAAttcattacttaaaggggttgttccccaTTAATAAAAGAAGCAAGCCACCCTGCACTCACCTTCCCCAGGTTCACCAGCGAGTCTATCCGGGTGTCTGCATCTCATGGATGTCACATCGACAGCCAATGAGTGAGCTCAGCGGCTTAGAGCGGGGCGttcctgctgagctcactgattggaagCCGAGACTAGCCGTTGGATCCGGGTAAGATTACTTCAGTTTTATGACAAAGTTTAGATAGAAACTTATTCGAAAAGGAACAAACCCTTAAAAGGCTTTGCCCAACTTTGCAACCATTGCAATTTGTATTGTCTTGTGTGTAGGAACGATAAAGACCCATTATTGATGAGCTCAGTGCAGTTATACATACAGTAACTAATGGGCTGCTGTGTGTGTCGGAGCACAGAccacagctgtcaatcactgctgAGTGGGCAGGGAGAGACTGGCATATAACAGGGGGATCCTCCCTTTGTGATACCAACAGGTTTCAATATAAGAGCAAAATACATATCTATCAATCCGTGCATTGTTACCATGGAAAACTGTATTCTGGCACAAAGAGCGGGACAATAAGATCTCACAGTCGCCTCTGTCCTATTCTGGAGCGCTGCCGGTGGGCTAGCTGTGCTCACAATGATTATACAGCATATGGTCATGTCATATCATGCACATACACCATGACTGGGAATCAGAGCTCAGCAGATCCCATCCGCTGCTAGGTCTCCATAGTGACTGAAAGATGAGACCGGCTGACTAAGTCTTGGCCCCAGCTGTCGTGCCGGTCCCTTATTGTTCCGTCTCGTTAAGAAGCGTATAGAGCaaaaccagaaaaaaacaaaattgatATGTTTTTCATAAGCACTGAAGAGAGGTGTCCTCACTGCAGAGGGAGAGCACTGACTGTAGGGTTATATGTGGGATGGAAAATGATGATTACCAGGAGACGCTACAAGGAAAGATTGTGGGGTCATAAAGTCAGCGATGGGAAGCCCTACCTACAATCTTCACATATTCTATATCAAGATGTCAGGCATCAAGCTGGACCAATGTCCATCAGCTAGTACAGCTAGTGTGCAGGCGGAGGGAACAAAATATATCCCAGTCGATTTACCTTATTGATGGGGCACACCATCTTTTCTCGGGCAGATCCACTACTAGTACGGACTATCTTCGAGAAGTCCCGTCTGGCGGCCAAGAGATGCGGCACAGAAATTCTCGTTTTTGGGGACAGTGAGTAACGGATTGGTTGGTACACTCTTGCAATTTCATCCATTTTTGCCTAAAAGCACAGATAAAAGAAATAGTTGTACACTCatatgaaaaaagggaaaaaaaaacttttccacAAATTAAACTGTTATAGTCTGTGTATTCTGACCTGTGATTTTGGATTATAAATCTAGAAATAGAGGTCATAAAGTAAGATGATCCTCATCAGGACAGCTGATTGTGGACTGTCCAATTCCCAGGACTGCTGCTGATCAGACACGGGTAACCTATCTCAAGGACGGGCAACCTAAACCAAGGCCGGACAGCCTATCCCAAGGACTTACAGCCTAATCCAAGGCCGGACAGCCCATCCCAAAGACGGGCAACCCATCCCAAAGACGGGCAACCCATCCCAAAGACGGGCAACCCATCCCAAAGACGGGCAACCCATCCCAAAGACGGGCAACCCATCCCAAAGACGGGCAACCCATCCCAAAGACGGGCAACCGATCCCAAAGACGGGCAACCTATCGCAAGGACAGGCAACCTATCGCAAGGACAGGCAACCTATCGCAAGGACAGGCAACCTATCACAAGGACAGGCAACCTATCACAAGGACAGGCAACCTATCACAAGGACAGGCAACCTATCACAAGGACAGGCAACCTATCACAAGGACAGGCAACCTATCACAAGGACAGGCAACCTATCTTGAAGATGGACAACCTATCACAAGGACGGACAACCCATCCCTAGACTGTcaatcaaaaaaaaaatatatatttgtgaaAACCCTAGTAAGGTGAAACTCAAAATCAATTAGCTCTCCATAACTGCATCCAAAATACCTTTTCCATGTGATTCAGTAGCGGAGACCCGAACCGATGCAGTTTGATAAATTCATTACAAAAAAACGTGGCCTCACTGCACTGGGTGTGAACACACTGAAATGAACATTCGGTCTCATTGTTTGCCTACATGGCCCCCCCGCACACAAAGCTAGTCATTGGTCAAGTGTTGGGCAAGTGGTGCCGTCAATGTGCTGGCGAATCTGTTAGATAGGATTGTGTCCAGATTACACCAAACATTTAATGATACAATATACTGTTGGCGTGGCTTCATGCTGCCACATTGGTGTCCTGTGTCACACGACACGAAGGAACCCACCTTGGTTAGCCATGACAAAACTTTTCCAACTACTGTAAGTTTTATACTTTATTTTATGGGCACTTTCTTGGAAGGATCTGATCTCGCCAGTTCGTTATGCTTGTCCGTGTTATTACATTCATTACTATGATTTGCGACGCTCTGCAATTACAAGGGGACACAATCGGAAGGAAGCCCTACAGGATCCTAGGTGGCACCGTTAGAAGCTTCATATGGAAGTGCTGCCCTCGTGTGGCGTTTAGTGTCACTGCATATATATTTTCTCTCCTGTTAAGACTCCAAAGTGAAGAGACCGTAGTCTGGAAAGCTTGGGATTTGTTCCCATCATTTCAGCTAGCCCTTAAAAAGtacagtatcaaccactgaggattctcaatttttatcattttttaatcTGCTGGCTAACACAGTAGAAAGATATATTTTTCTTGGATCAGCTTTTTTACGTCCCATATATTGCACTTCCTGTGTCATTTTGCTTCATTCACCTTAGCTTTGTCGGACCACCCAAATGACTGCACGGTGACATCCAGCCGCTTTATTAACATCCTGCGACGGCACTCGTATTCTTTACAGAGAGCGTCATTAATTTTCTCCAGACGTTCCTATAATATAAGAGGCGCACAAAATTAAATGTCTGATGTGATGTTTTATATGTTTATGGGTTGGATGAAAGATTCATAGATCTTCAATATGACCAATATAGGGAAAACGGGTGTCACCGCTCCTGACGAGGAAACTGAAGGATACCATAAAACGTCTCAACCTTTTTACAATCATATGAATGTGAGAGTTGTATAAATCTACATTATTTATACTGCACCCGTGCGGTCATTTACAGTACATCACCATCCTCTGATCAAAGTTAACAGGGTTTCACGTATCTGCCAAACACAATATTAGATTTTTTTTGCCCCCTCCCATGTACCTGTCACCTTTCTGGCCCCTTAATGGTCAAGACCAATGAGACAAAGATTTTAATTTTCCTTATCACTTACAAGCTCATCATTTAGGTGTAATGCATATACAGAGAGGACGACTAGGACACCACAACAAGCAATCCCAAATTTCGTACGACTCCTAGTTATGAACgcaagattaaaaaaataaataaaaactgaaaACTAATACTGACCTAAGTGCTCACCTCTCCGGCCGCCCGCTACTCACCGATCGATTGCCTTTCTTCAGCCATTGCGCAACCCCTCTCTGATCTCTTCATTACAGGTCAGGACGGCGTTCAGTCCTCACAATTCACCGATTGTTGCAATGTCAACACGACAAGACATGCACCACCACCTAATGACGAGAAGTGACCTCCGTGGCTTGGATGCAGGCGGAAGCCCTGGCGTATAACGAAGAGGTCTGAGAGGTGTCGCAAGATGGCGGTAAGAAGAGAACCAAATAGCGGGCAGCGAGGCAACAGAAGAGGTCAGTGATGAAGGATTCATTTTTTGTTTTGCCAGCCCTGTTCCAAAGCACATACAATTTTGGGTTATGAGCAAACCTACAGATCCACTCTAGTTTGTACCCTGGGAACTTAAGATTTGGGGGTCGTCATCTAGATCTATGGTGCCTTATCGTTCCTTTGTAGTTCTtagatttcatatggagacagaggATTTTCTCATATAAATCTCCATTGGATTCCATATTACAGAGTTATTCTGCATACCGAGGAGTGTATATGGAGACCCCGTAGAAAGGCAGCCGGGAGCCCATGTGCTTCCACACAGCCTCATGACGATAGCATTGCTTAATATGGCTGACAAGTAATAATTTAATCATTCTGTGGTTCTGCAGACCCTGTACTATCTACATACACCCCTCACCCACAAGTATACTGTATCGGACATGGCTTCCTCACCAGCTGCTGAGCAGTCAGATCCACATTGAGCAGGGCCTGGTTAACGCTGGCAGACTTCAGTTTTGGTAAAAGTTCCGTAACCTGCAAATAATAAATCAATTTAAATTCTAAGAATACAAAATAATATCAGTGCATACATGAGCAATAACATCTTACTGAAGGTATGGCCGTGAAAGGGATTTATCAGGGTCTGTGGAGGGTGAGGATCAGCTAAACCAGGGATGTCAACCTCAAAATTATAAACTTGGACAAAAGTAGCAAACCAACCttgttatttattaaaaaaaggtctacaattgaggaagtttttcctcatCATCAAATATAAAATGATAAACTTTTTCATATAGAaacaaacttaaccccttcaccgctGAGCCTgtgttcaccttcctgaccaggccaaattttacaattctgaccactgtcattttacgaggtaatagctctggaacgctcAGTGATTCcgagagactgttttctcgtgacatattgtatttcatgacagtggtaacatttcttcaatatgacttgcgtttatttgtgaaaaaaaaaggaaatttggtaaaaattttgcaacttttaattttatgcccttaaatcagagtcatatcgcacaaaatacttaataaaatttcccacatgtctacttcactttaatttttgaaacaattttatttattaggaagttataagggttaaaagttgaccaacaatcagACGAGGCATGATTATGAACCCTGTAAAACCTTGCAAAGGTGTGCAAAGATGACCAGGTCACGGCCTTACAAATCTGTAAAGCCGAGGCCTGGTGACTCAAACTCACCTGATGGTTGTAATGGCAACTTCTCATTACAGAAGAGAAAACGGAATTTCCTGAATGGGCTCAAAACGGAGCGTGCTGGAGTGCGCCAAGGACAAGGTTAAGATCTCATGAATCTATCGGGGAACGATAAGGAGGTGCCAGGTGGGCGACTCCTTGAAGAAAAGTCTTTACCTAGGAAGGAGACGCCAGATTTAATTGGAAAAGAATTGACAGAGCGGAAACctgctcattaagagtactgagtgATAGACCCGAGTCAAGACCCGCTTGTAGAAAACCAaggatggaaggaaggaaaaaggacATAGGAACCAAATTGTTGTCCTCACACCACCGGAAGAAGGCCTTCCAGTATCTGTGGTAGGCACATGAGGAAGCTGGTTTTCTCGCTCTAATCATGGTTTGAATGACCTGATGGGAAAAACGAGCCTCTATCAGAACTGCGGCCTCAACGGCAATGCCTTTAAACTTAAAGACTGTGAAGGCCTTGCAAAAGAAGATCCGGATGGTCTGGAAGCCTCCAGGGAACGTCCATGAGCTTGTTAACCAGATCTGCGTACGAGGCCCGTCATGTCCAGTCTGGAGCGATCAGGATTACAGGAATCCCTTCTGCCTTTTATCTTTTTCAAGATTCTCGGAATCAAGGAGGGGACAGAAAAAGAAAAGGCAGTTGGAAATGTGACCACGGGATTACTAGAGCATCGGAACCGATGCTAGGCTAGGGATCCCGGGACCTGGTTACGTACCAAGGAACCTTATGGTTCATCCGAGATGCCATCAGGTCAACGTCCGGTGTGCCCATTTCTGGCACATCTGGCTGAAAACTGTGGGGCTGAGTGACCACTCGCCTGATGCGAGACCCTGACGGCTCATAGAATCCGCTGCCCAATTTCCCACCCTCAGAATGTGCACGGCTGATATTGCGGGAACGTGACGTTCCACCCATCGCAGAATCCTTGTTACCTGTACCATAACCTGTTTGCTGCGTGTCCCACCTTCTTGGTTTATGAAAGCCACGGTAGTGGCGTCATTCAACTGTACGCGGACCAGCTAGCCTGTGAGGAGGGTATGCCAGTAGCAAAGGGCAAAGAAAATTGCCCTGATCTCCTGGAGATTGATGGGGCGAATGGCTTCTTGGGCGTTCCAGCAACCCTGCGGTGATGAAGAAAAGACCGCTCTCCAAccaaggagactggcgtcggtggtgatgacctgccaccggAGGAGAGGAAGGAAAAACTTCCCTCGTAGGACTGAGGCTGATAGTGTGCATCAGGTAGGAACTGCCTCACCTTGAGAGGCAGAAGCACAGGTCGGTCCAGAGAGATTGTCCTCTTGTCCCAAGCCGACACGAGGGCCAGCTGAAGAGGACACGTATGGAACTGGACAAAGGGCACAGCTTCCATGGCGGCAACAATCATCCCCAGAACTCTCAAGCAGGACCGCAGGGGGAGAGGAGCTGGTAGCTTTAGAGTGCGGAACCCCAGGGAGAGAGAAAAAAATTCTCCTTTGGAAGGAAGACGTGGGCTTGGGCTGTGTCGAACCTCATGCCCAGAAAACACCAGGTGCTGAGCTAGGGTCAGGGAGAACTTCTCTCTGTTGGCAATCCAGCCGAGGTAGACCAAAGTGTCCAGGGTGATCTGAAGACTCTGGTCGCAGTCTCGGCTGGACGGCCCCTGGATCAGATGATCGTCCAAGTAAGGAATTATGAGAATCCCTTGGAGCGAATAGTGATCCTCCTGGATCGCAAACCATAAAAATCTCTGATGCTGAACACAAACAGAAATGTGAGATAAGCATCCTGAATGTAAATAAATTCTCCAGATTCTATGGAGGTGATTACCAAACATAGGGACTCCATCCTGCAAAGACGGATCCGAACGTGATGGTTCAATCGCTTGAGGTCCAAAATCGGAGGAAACGATCGGTCTTTCTTCGGGACTATGaaaagattggagtagaaccctgaaAACCGTTCATTACGGGGAACAGGTATGATTACTTCTGTGCGTAATAGAGAAGAGGCGGCCAGAAGAATCGCTTGGCCTAGGTGCTTCGGTATAACAGAGccgtgggaaaaaaaacaaaaaaacaaaacaccacatttttcccacaaaaatcttttttaagccaaaaattttgtattttcacaaggggatcttcacactgggaaatgggtaaaaatttcaCCATTATTTCtcctacaatttctactgaacgtggcaataccccatatgtggctgtacagtactactttgccatacggagagacttgggagagatggagcgctatttgcctcctggagcgcagattttcctagaatagtttgcagactccatatacagagcccctgagtgctagaaaagcagaatcacctcaagtaaccccatttgatattttgagagctatatattttccatatttcggctgacagtcatgtgatggcatgttttttgcaggacgagctgacgtttttattggtaccattttcgggcacatgacttttttttttttttaatttctttctattatgatttttgggaggcagaatgaacagaaaccagcaattcaggaattgattttttttatgtcattccgCGTGTGTTAAGAGTGATAAGACtgcttttttcttcgggtcagtatgattacagcaataacacatctatgttttttatgttttggcgcttttaaaacACGTTTATAGAAAAACTTATTTTTgtatcgttttattctgagagctataacttttttatttttccgctgatggagctgtatggtggcttattttttgtgggacaaaacgacattttcagcggtaccatttttatttactttcatctttttgatcatgttttattccacaACTTGCTAAagcatgctctgagcatgatctagcatGCTTGGTAACTCTGGTGACCCGGTTATCATCAggatgacattgggtcaccatggcaacgatcagtcTCTCGCGATGATGTCGCGGGGGCGCCGAACGGAGTGCAAAGGGGGATCCCTTCCTCTGTGACCGATTTCGATTGCAGTATTTAGTTGGCTAAAATGCCAGGAGTGGTGCGGGCTCCACTCCTACAcggagtgccgggtgtcagctgaagaatcagctgacacccggcagcaatgCAAAATCGCCACGATGTATCCACACATCCAAGGTCGGTAAGTGCCAGGTGACCTGGAAGTATGGATACGTcaaaaggtcataaaggggttgttccacaaactaagtacattttaattaatagttcTTAAGAGTAAGATTACATGACAGGAGAATTGGGTATGGGCGTACTTAGACattatggggccccatagcagaacttCCTATTCTTCCTCCACCCCAtctccaaaaaaaaaacaacccttaaCATTAGGTGGGGTCACAGAAGGGGAACATCTCATAACTTTGCAGCCCATGCTAAGGAATGTTCCTTCTACTGAACTCCCTAGATTGCACTTTCATtgctcccatacagtatgatgccaacaaaaatgtCCTTCAAACACAGTGTGTGACATCCTCCACAGTactctccacatgcacagtatgaccCTACTGAACCACCCCCTTTAACACCTGGTAAAGTTTGGTgacccccaatacagtatgatgcgaCAATTGCagttcccacacagtataatggtccccaggtAGTCCTTCATACATTACAGTAGACccaacatagtactccatacagtataatagccccgacATATCCCTCTATAATGAATAATGAGCCCCACAAAgttcttcatacagaataatggccccacatagtgctccatacagaaaatggccctcgtagtgctccatacagaataatatccCAACAAagtccttcatacagaataatggcctcacAGTCCTTCATAAAGAATAATAGCCCctcgtagtgctccatacagaaaatggcctcacatagtgctccatacagaataatggccccacatggccaaatataatcaccctgtaggccagagtttgacatgtcTGAGCTAGACAACAAATGCACCAGATAAGGTTTCTGATTTTAAAAATAATAACTGTATGCGGTGGTCATAACCTCATTAAGTAAGAGGGTCTTATGACAAGATTTTGCAGAATATATAATAGTAAATTAATTGCAgcatttaaaataaataattacctctacttaccgtatatacttgagtataagccgacccgagtataagccgagacccctaattttgccacaaaaaactgggaaaacttaatgactcgagtataagcctagggtgggaaatgcagcagctactggtaaatttcaaaaataaaaatagataccaataaaagtaaaattaattgagacatcagtaggttaagtgtttttgaatatccatattgaatcaggagccccatataatgctccatgcagttcatgatggccccataagatctccatattaaaatatgccccatataatgctgcacaaaggttaataatggcaccataagatgctctatagaaacatttgccccttacaatgctgtataaatgttgattatggccccataagatgctccatagattatgccccatataatgctgtataaaggttgatggccccataagatactccataaattaaaccccataaa
This window harbors:
- the FAM98B gene encoding protein FAM98B encodes the protein MEADLLDTLEALGYQGPLLEENSLGPALEGGLSSPEYFQLLNWLTSQIKLLGHLEESVSSEGGDVESVQLEISGFLKELSCPYPALVSGDIKDRLKKKEDCLKLLLFLGSELQALQILQYKKKDSSSGDDAYKETKTICEALRLTDQSSSNISLMLKSIEEKVTELLPKLKSASVNQALLNVDLTAQQLERLEKINDALCKEYECRRRMLIKRLDVTVQSFGWSDKAKAKMDEIARVYQPIRYSLSPKTRISVPHLLAARRDFSKIVRTSSGSAREKMVCPINKILMGRVPDRGGRPSEIDPPPPEMPPWKKRQDDGGRGGWRGGGRGGGGGGGYGRGGYNAGARDFNRGGQGSYQGRGGYGDGGYGGRGNYRRY